Proteins found in one Anabas testudineus chromosome 1, fAnaTes1.2, whole genome shotgun sequence genomic segment:
- the adra2c gene encoding alpha-2C adrenergic receptor, with the protein MDFLNISSLEDGIEGDNISSNSTSASQYSQLAIWTLAGLVSFLILFTIVGNVLVVIAVLTSRALKPPQNLFLVSLASADILVATLVMPFSLANELLGYWFFGKIWCDIYLALDVLFCTSSIVHLCAISLDRYWSVTQAVEYNLKRTPKRVKGMIVVVWLISAVISFPPLISMDRSSNEASPQCILNDETWYILYSSIGSFFAPCVIMILVYIRIYQVAKTRTRTMSEKKRDSPLENGMDKGEPGRGGSQKSNRGGSVKDQERENGHCQEQAVQSPLPNQTKHAQTDHDDDYDDSSSSDEKLKKSSSSSKHHNDDRKDRKSSRKSSSASKYSSRKSRASSKSIDLFSSRRKRRSTVNRKKVSAAREKRFTFVLAVVMGVFVVCWFPFFFSYSLYGICRQPCQIPETLFKFFFWIGYCNSSLNPVIYTIFNQDFRRAFQKILCKSWKRSF; encoded by the coding sequence ATGGATTTCTTAAATATCTCCAGTCTAGAGGACGGGATAGAGGGAGACAATATCTCCTCTAATTCCACCTCTGCGAGCCAGTACAGCCAGCTCGCTATCTGGACTCTGGCCGGACTTGTCAGCTTTCTCATTCTGTTTACAATTGTCGGGAACGTCTTGGTTGTCATCGCCGTTTTAACGAGCAGAGCTTTGAAACCACCCCAGAACCTTTTTCTCGTCTCCCTGGCCAGTGCAGACATACTGGTGGCCACCCTGGTCATGCCATTTTCCCTGGCAAATGAACTTCTGGGCTACTGGTTCTTTGGTAAAATCTGGTGTGACATCTACCTGGCTCTGGACGTTTTGTTCTGCACCTCTTCTATTGTTCATCTGTGCGCTATTAGTTTGGACAGGTACTGGTCAGTGACACAGGCAGTAGAATATAACTTGAAAAGAACACCAAAAAGAGTCAAAGGCATGATTGTGGTGGTCTGGTTGATCTCAGCTGTCATCTCGTTCCCTCCGCTCATATCAATGGACAGGAGCAGCAATGAGGCCAGTCCCCAGTGTATCCTGAATGACGAGACCTGGTACATTCTCTACTCCAGCATTGGATCGTTCTTTGCCCCTTGTGTCATCATGATCCTGGTCTACATACGCATCTACCAGGTGGCAAAGACCAGAACCCGAACAAtgtcagagaagaagagggactCGCCACTGGAGAATGGGATGGACAAGGGTGAACCGGGCAGAGGTGGGTCACAAAAGTCCAACAGAGGCGGCAGCGTTAAAGACCAGGAACGTGAGAATGGGCACTGCCAGGAGCAAGCTGTCCAGTCCCCTCTACCGAATCAAaccaaacatgcacagacagacCACGATGATGATTACGATGACAGCAGCTCGTCAGAcgagaaactgaaaaaaagttcCAGCTCTTCCAAACATCACAACGAtgacagaaaagacaggaagtcCAGCCGGAAGAGCAGCTCAGCCTCGAAATACTCCAGCAGGAAGTCACGTGCCAGTTCCAAGTCCATAGATCTGTTCTCGTCTCGCCGCAAACGCCGGAGCACGGTCAATCGGAAGAAAGTCTCTGCTGCTCGGGAGAAACGCTTCACCTTTGTCCTTGCTGTTGTCATGGGCGTCTTTGTCGTGTGCTGGTTCCCGTTCTTCTTCTCCTACAGCCTGTATGGAATCTGCAGGCAGCCATGCCAGATCCCCGAGACGCTGTTCAAGTTCTTTTTCTGGATTGGCTATTGTAACAGCTCGCTCAACCCGGTCATCTACACCATCTTCAACCAGGACTTCCGCAGAGCGTTCCAGAAGATCCTCTGTAAGTCATGGAAACGCTCTTTCTGA